In Odocoileus virginianus isolate 20LAN1187 ecotype Illinois chromosome 23, Ovbor_1.2, whole genome shotgun sequence, one DNA window encodes the following:
- the LPAR5 gene encoding lysophosphatidic acid receptor 5, translating into MQANSSANKSLQAECPDYQPIHHLHLVVYSLVLAAGLPLNALALWVFLRALRVHSVVCVYMCNLAASDLLFTLSLPLRLSYYARHYWPFPDFLCQLAGAVFQINMYGSCIFLTLINVDRYAAIVHPLRLRHLRRPRVARLLCLGVWALILVFAVPIILAHQPSSCTRDGRDVFLCFESFSDKLWKGSLLPLLLLAEALGFLLPLAAVVYSSGRVFWTLARPDATRSQRRRKTVRLLLASLVIFLLCFVPYNVTLAVYGLLRGEVVSASSEARKKVRGVLMVTVLLAGANCVLDPLVYYFSAEGFRNTLRGLSAPLRGRTLAANGAQEALAEPLTETAQASTLTAASQGQLRPSDPRSSFTPSHEDSSF; encoded by the coding sequence ATGCAAGCCAACTCCTCGGCCAACAAGTCTCTTCAGGCCGAGTGCCCGGACTACCAGCCCATCCATCATTTGCATCTGGTGGTCTACAGCTTGGTGCTGGCGGCCGGGCTCCCCCTCAACGCCCTggccctctgggtcttcctgcGCGCCCTGCGCGTGCACTCGGTGGTATGCGTGTACATGTGCAACCTGGCGGCCAGCGACCTGCTCTTCACCCTCTCGCTGCCCTTGCGCCTGTCCTACTACGCGCGGCACTACTGGCCCTTCCCGGACTTTCTGTGCCAGCTGGCGGGCGCCGTCTTCCAGATAAACATGTACGGCAGCTGCATCTTCCTGACGCTCATCAACGTGGACCGCTACGCCGCCATTGTGCACCCGCTGCGGCTGCGCCACCTGCGGCGGCCCCGCGTGGCGCGGCTGCTCTGCCTGGGCGTGTGGGCGCTCATCCTGGTCTTCGCCGTCCCCATCATCCTGGCGCACCAGCCCTCGTCCTGCACCAGAGACGGCCGCGACGTGTTCCTGTGCTTCGAGAGCTTCAGCGACAAGCTGTGGAAGGGCAGCCTACTACCGCTCTTGCTGCTGGCCGAGGCGTTGGGCTTCCTGCTGCCCCTGGCGGCCGTGGTCTACTCGTCGGGCCGCGTCTTCTGGACCCTGGCACGGCCCGACGCCACGCGGAGCCAGCGGCGGCGGAAGACGGTGCGCCTCCTGCTGGCGAGCCTGGTCATCTTCCTGCTGTGCTTCGTGCCCTATAACGTCACGCTGGCCGTGTACGGGCTGCTACGCGGCGAGGTGGTGTCAGCCAGCTCGGAGGCGCGCAAGAAGGTGCGCGGGGTGCTGATGGTCACGGTGCTGCTGGCCGGCGCCAACTGCGTGCTCGACCCGCTCGTGTACTACTTCAGCGCCGAGGGCTTCCGCAACACCCTGCGCGGCCTGAGCGCCCCGCTCCGGGGCAGGACCTTGGCCGCCAACGGGGCTCAGGAGGCGCTCGCCGAACCGCTCACCGAGACGGCCCAAGCCTCTACTCTGACCGCCGCCAGTCAGGGGCAGCTCCGGCCCTCCGACCCCCGGTCATCCTTCACCCCGTCCCACGAGGATTCGTCCTTCTGA